Proteins from a single region of Terriglobus sp. TAA 43:
- a CDS encoding IS1182 family transposase: protein MAYIEGEGRKQSTLFPVVLDDLVPANHVCRVIDAFVEKLDMAQLGFERAQPAATGRPGYDPRALLKLYLYGYLNQVRSSRRLEAECRRNVELMWLLERLYPDYKSIAEFRRMHQESVTSAGAELVRFAKGCGLIRGEWIAIDGSKFRAVASIDSARERFQLQRYLDAMEKADSEQHEEVDASAVQAALNKLKEHPEPEANFMLMRGATAPAYNVQTAVDAEHAIIVTHSVVLDAADNRQLQPMVEATARALNLESFHVTADAGYSNGKQAAECEQKGFELHIPTARNVHTRSGGLFYSREHFQYQADSDSYTCPAGKTLHRKRTRPKELDIVYRAASADCSTCSLKPNCTLASQRSFTRHLHEETLLRMQERATPAAMRLRRSTVEHPFATMKYRIFGHPRLLLRGLKGARIEIGLATMAYNLKRMVQVAGVPALIGSIGEP from the coding sequence ATGGCCTATATAGAAGGTGAAGGACGCAAACAGTCCACACTCTTTCCTGTTGTCTTAGACGACCTAGTCCCGGCAAACCACGTTTGCCGCGTAATCGACGCATTTGTCGAGAAGCTAGACATGGCTCAACTAGGTTTCGAGCGGGCACAACCCGCTGCCACTGGTCGTCCCGGATACGATCCTCGCGCACTCCTCAAGCTTTATCTTTATGGGTATCTGAACCAAGTGCGTTCCTCTAGACGTTTAGAAGCTGAATGCCGACGCAATGTTGAACTGATGTGGCTCTTAGAGCGACTTTACCCGGACTACAAGTCCATTGCTGAGTTTCGGCGCATGCATCAGGAGAGCGTAACGTCTGCTGGGGCGGAACTTGTACGATTCGCTAAAGGTTGTGGTCTTATTCGTGGAGAATGGATAGCGATCGATGGAAGCAAGTTTCGAGCAGTGGCTAGCATCGACAGTGCCCGCGAGCGATTTCAGTTGCAGCGATACCTTGACGCCATGGAGAAAGCGGACAGTGAGCAACATGAAGAAGTTGACGCTTCCGCTGTTCAGGCTGCGCTGAATAAGCTGAAGGAACATCCTGAGCCCGAAGCAAACTTCATGCTTATGAGGGGAGCGACCGCACCCGCGTATAACGTTCAAACCGCTGTCGATGCGGAGCACGCCATCATCGTGACGCATTCTGTAGTATTGGACGCCGCTGATAATCGCCAGTTGCAACCAATGGTTGAGGCGACAGCAAGGGCCTTGAATCTGGAGAGCTTCCATGTGACGGCTGATGCCGGTTACTCCAATGGAAAGCAAGCCGCAGAATGCGAGCAGAAAGGATTTGAGCTACACATCCCAACTGCACGTAACGTGCATACAAGAAGTGGCGGACTCTTCTACTCCCGTGAACACTTTCAGTACCAAGCAGACTCTGACTCATACACTTGTCCCGCTGGCAAAACTCTTCACAGAAAACGGACTCGGCCGAAGGAGCTTGATATCGTCTATCGGGCTGCTAGTGCCGATTGCTCGACATGTTCATTGAAGCCAAACTGCACTCTTGCGTCACAACGGTCCTTCACTCGCCACTTGCATGAAGAGACGTTGCTCCGCATGCAGGAGCGTGCCACTCCCGCAGCCATGAGACTTCGAAGATCAACTGTCGAACACCCATTCGCAACGATGAAGTATCGGATCTTCGGGCATCCGAGGCTGCTCCTACGCGGACTGAAGGGTGCCCGGATTGAAATTGGACTTGCAACAATGGCCTATAACCTCAAACGTATGGTGCAGGTTGCTGGTGTTCCGGCGCTGATCGGGTCGATCGGGGAGCCCTGA
- a CDS encoding PAS domain S-box protein, producing MIELSSQQGFSSFEDLFENAPCGYVVLNLDGQIVQANAAFLELSKLDRDRVIGASFRNLLGSAGAIFFDTQLLPALLLNGRRKEIALDLRTARGRVPVLVNFTVQYVEGVPVSIRAVLLDAAERRQFERDLLRSRNEAEQLSEVILHSSDAVITSHIDGTIRNWSNGAAKMFGLSSAEAVGRSFTELILPTDARDFLAIPIRELAEGREFNGEIVACRADGTRFDASIMLTPHMEAPGTFLASSAVLRDISNQKRAERALLQNEKLASVGRLASSIAHEINNPLEAVTNLLYILDLKVSTPELKSLVTMAQEELARVSQITTHTLQFHRQSSNRTDLNVTTLFESVIALYRARLRNSNIEPRMSARTTHTLHCHEGELRQIVLNIVGNAADAMKNGGVLQLRCSNSRNWRNGENGVRILIADTGTGMDKATLSRIFEPFFSTKGIGGTGLGLWVTKDLVQKNKGFMTVRSSEHPRHSGTVFSLFFPHPH from the coding sequence TTGATCGAGTTGTCATCTCAGCAGGGGTTCTCTTCGTTTGAAGACCTGTTTGAGAACGCCCCATGCGGCTATGTCGTGCTGAACCTGGATGGGCAGATCGTCCAGGCGAATGCGGCGTTTCTGGAGCTTTCGAAGCTTGATCGTGACAGAGTCATTGGTGCAAGTTTCCGCAATCTTCTGGGTTCTGCGGGTGCCATCTTTTTTGATACACAACTGCTGCCTGCTCTGCTATTGAACGGTCGCCGCAAGGAGATCGCGCTGGATTTGCGAACTGCACGGGGCCGTGTTCCAGTCCTCGTGAACTTCACTGTCCAGTACGTCGAAGGTGTGCCAGTCAGCATCCGTGCTGTTCTGCTGGACGCGGCTGAGAGACGACAGTTTGAACGAGACCTTCTGCGTTCTCGCAACGAAGCCGAACAGTTATCTGAAGTGATCCTTCACTCGTCGGACGCTGTCATTACATCCCACATCGACGGCACAATTCGTAACTGGAGCAACGGGGCCGCGAAGATGTTTGGGCTCAGCTCTGCTGAGGCCGTGGGACGTTCTTTTACGGAACTGATTCTGCCGACCGATGCGAGAGATTTCCTTGCGATCCCGATCCGGGAGCTGGCAGAGGGCCGCGAGTTCAACGGCGAGATCGTCGCGTGCCGTGCAGATGGTACGCGGTTTGACGCTTCGATTATGTTGACTCCGCACATGGAGGCACCCGGAACCTTTCTCGCGTCCTCAGCGGTGCTACGTGACATCTCAAACCAGAAGCGCGCCGAGAGGGCTTTGCTGCAGAATGAAAAACTGGCATCGGTCGGCAGATTGGCTAGTTCCATTGCGCACGAGATCAACAACCCTCTCGAAGCAGTGACCAACCTGCTTTACATCCTTGACTTGAAAGTTTCTACGCCGGAACTGAAGTCGTTGGTGACCATGGCGCAGGAAGAGCTGGCCAGGGTCTCGCAAATCACCACCCACACGCTGCAATTCCATCGTCAAAGCAGCAACCGGACAGACCTAAACGTGACGACGCTGTTTGAGTCCGTTATTGCTCTTTATCGCGCGAGGCTCCGGAACTCAAACATCGAACCGCGTATGAGCGCCCGGACCACACATACACTTCATTGTCACGAGGGCGAGCTCCGGCAGATTGTCCTGAACATAGTTGGAAACGCTGCGGACGCAATGAAGAACGGGGGCGTGTTGCAGCTTCGATGCAGTAATTCAAGAAACTGGCGGAACGGAGAAAATGGCGTCCGCATTCTCATTGCGGACACCGGCACAGGGATGGACAAAGCGACCCTGTCCAGGATTTTCGAGCCGTTCTTTTCCACCAAGGGAATCGGGGGCACCGGCCTTGGGCTGTGGGTTACGAAGGATCTGGTTCAGAAAAACAAAGGGTTTATGACCGTCCGGAGTTCCGAACATCCCAGGCATTCTGGAACAGTCTTCAGCCTATTTTTCCCACACCCCCACTGA
- a CDS encoding sodium:proton antiporter, whose amino-acid sequence MMPSFALLSALVTLGALFSFLSYRVLRLPTSIGTMVLSLAAACALIVGGHTVPALQASAHLLVSGIDFNQAVLHGMLAFLLFAGALQLDLKQLGCERVSVLSLAIFATAISTVIVGFLFKTGLHIAGIPISWTQALLFGALISPTDPIAVLDMLQRVGAPPELKIQLAGESLFNDGVGAVIFVALLGASAKGSGHGSLPSPATFGALLLGEAGGGIVLGMTLGYLTYRLIRMVDSYRVEVMLTLALAMGGYVLADKLHLSAPLEAVAAGLMVSGTARRFAMSPNTRDHLEKFWELIDDIMNVVLFLLLGLQLLILPLSFSLLTAGLIAIPIVLIARFASVTAVVRTLAVCRQRVTGNVMILTWGGLRGALAVALALSLPQEPARERNLLLAATYITVVFSILVQGLTISPFLRRMQGRLGNVSC is encoded by the coding sequence ATGATGCCTTCATTCGCGCTGCTTAGCGCACTTGTCACACTCGGTGCTCTCTTCAGCTTCCTCAGTTATCGGGTACTTCGATTGCCAACAAGTATCGGGACGATGGTCCTGTCTTTGGCTGCCGCCTGCGCTCTCATTGTGGGCGGGCACACTGTCCCAGCGCTTCAGGCGAGCGCTCATCTGCTGGTATCCGGCATCGATTTCAATCAGGCAGTCCTCCACGGCATGCTCGCATTCCTTCTATTCGCTGGAGCTCTGCAACTTGATCTCAAGCAGCTCGGATGTGAACGCGTATCTGTACTCAGTTTGGCTATTTTCGCCACCGCGATTTCGACGGTCATCGTCGGATTCCTATTCAAAACGGGTTTGCACATTGCAGGCATCCCGATCAGTTGGACGCAGGCACTTCTGTTTGGGGCATTGATCTCGCCCACCGATCCGATTGCGGTGCTGGATATGCTGCAGCGCGTGGGTGCTCCGCCAGAACTGAAGATCCAGCTTGCGGGTGAGTCGTTGTTCAACGACGGAGTTGGTGCCGTAATTTTCGTCGCGCTTCTGGGGGCTTCGGCTAAGGGATCGGGCCATGGCAGCTTGCCTTCCCCTGCGACGTTTGGAGCCTTGTTGCTCGGAGAGGCAGGTGGAGGTATTGTGCTGGGAATGACACTTGGGTATCTGACGTACCGTCTCATCCGGATGGTCGATAGCTATCGTGTTGAGGTCATGCTTACGCTTGCTCTGGCCATGGGAGGTTACGTCCTGGCCGACAAACTTCATCTCTCGGCGCCTCTTGAAGCTGTTGCCGCTGGACTTATGGTCAGCGGGACTGCGCGGCGCTTCGCGATGTCCCCGAACACCCGAGATCACCTTGAGAAGTTCTGGGAATTGATCGACGATATTATGAATGTCGTGCTCTTTCTCTTGCTGGGCCTACAGCTACTCATCCTTCCTCTCAGCTTTTCTCTGCTAACGGCAGGATTGATCGCAATTCCCATAGTGCTCATTGCACGTTTCGCCAGCGTAACCGCAGTAGTACGCACACTCGCGGTTTGTCGTCAGAGGGTGACTGGCAATGTGATGATATTGACCTGGGGCGGGCTTCGAGGAGCGCTGGCAGTTGCTCTTGCCCTCTCGCTTCCGCAGGAACCCGCTAGAGAACGCAACTTGCTGTTGGCAGCGACTTACATCACGGTAGTGTTCTCCATTTTGGTGCAGGGCCTGACGATCTCGCCTTTCCTGCGGCGGATGCAAGGACGCTTAGGCAATGTCTCGTGCTGA
- a CDS encoding alpha/beta fold hydrolase, with the protein MFAHGYGCDQAMWRAVAPSFENDYKVILFDYVGSGHSDSTAFSRTQYSTLRGYAADVIAIIEELKLEKVNFIAHSVSSMIGALAAIQRPELFENLVMIGPSPSYINDGEYLGGFERSDIEDLLEMLDNNHSGWSAMMAPIIMGNPERPELAAELEASFCSTDPIHAQHFARVTFLSDNRADLLNLRSRTLILQCDKDSIAPVSVGQYVQRCIPKSQLIVMEATGHCPHLSSPGVVTQAIQDFL; encoded by the coding sequence ATGTTTGCCCATGGCTACGGCTGCGATCAAGCGATGTGGCGCGCCGTCGCTCCTTCGTTCGAAAACGACTACAAGGTCATCCTGTTCGACTATGTAGGTTCCGGTCACTCCGACTCCACAGCTTTCAGTCGTACCCAGTACAGCACCCTTCGAGGGTACGCTGCTGACGTGATCGCGATTATCGAAGAGTTGAAGCTCGAGAAGGTCAACTTCATTGCGCACTCGGTGAGTTCCATGATCGGCGCGCTCGCAGCCATCCAACGTCCAGAGTTGTTCGAGAACCTCGTCATGATCGGTCCATCCCCGAGTTACATCAATGACGGCGAATATCTGGGAGGATTCGAGCGGTCTGACATTGAGGACCTGCTTGAAATGCTGGACAACAACCACTCCGGTTGGTCAGCGATGATGGCGCCCATCATCATGGGAAACCCCGAACGACCGGAACTTGCCGCCGAGCTGGAAGCAAGTTTTTGCAGTACAGACCCGATCCATGCGCAGCATTTTGCGCGAGTGACCTTCCTGTCGGACAATCGCGCCGATCTATTGAACCTACGCTCCCGCACGCTGATCCTGCAATGCGATAAAGACTCCATCGCTCCCGTCAGCGTGGGACAATATGTGCAACGATGTATACCCAAGAGCCAGCTGATTGTGATGGAGGCGACGGGCCACTGTCCGCATCTGAGCTCGCCGGGCGTCGTGACCCAAGCGATCCAGGACTTCCTTTGA